The genome window CTCGGACCTGCAGGGGTCGTGTATCTATTACTCCTTTTTTGGCGACTTACACCCTCTTCCCTCACCCAACATGCACCATAACGACGCTAGAAGTGCGGCGGTCGCGACCAAGCCCTACAAAATCCTCACGGGAACCACTCTGCACCTCGAAGCCAATACTTGCCAAAAGTGAATCAATCTTCCTATCCTTAAGTCGCTGCTGCACCAAGCCTTTACCGGAGAATTGTGAGCCAACCACTATGAAAGCCACCGAAGCCAAACTCCTCGATTTCTTGAAGAAGTCGCCGCAATTCGTCATCCCGATCTACCAGCGCACTTATTCGTGGGCCGAGAAGGAATGCCGCCAACTGTGGGACGACATCGTGCGCTGCGGCAGCAGCGACAAGATCGCCGTCCACTTTGTCGGCTCAATTGTCTATGTCGAAAGCGGCCTATCCCAAGTCACGCACCAAGCACCACTGCTGGTCATCGACGGCCAGCAACGACTCACCTCGGTCTCGCTCTTGCTGGCTGCTCTCGCCAAAGCGGTGGGCGAGTCCGAACCGTTCGATGGTTTTTCCAAGCGCAAGATCAAGAACTACTTTTTAGTGAATCCAGAAGAAACGGGAGAGCGGCACTTCAAGTTGTTGCTTTCGCAAACCGATAAGGCCTCCCTCAACGCCATCGTGGATAGCGGCGAGCAACCGCAGCAACCGTCGCTGCGCGTAAAGGGTAATTTCGATCTCTTTGAGAACTGGATCGAGTCGGAGAAAGTGGATCTCGCGGTGCTCTGCAAGGGGCTGGCGAAGCTGGTGGTGGTGGACATCGCGCTGACCCGCGACCAAGACAACCCACAGCTCATCTTCGAGAGCATGAACTCGACGGGCAAGGAACTTAGCCAGGCCGACCTCATCCGCAATTTCATCCTGATGGGATTGGAGCCATTGCTGCAAACGAAACTCTATGAGCAGTTTTGGCGGCCAATGGAAATTGACTTTGGGCAGGAAGCCTATGGCACGCACTTCGACAGCTTCATGCGGCATTACCTCACCGTATTGTCTGGCGAGATTCCCAATATCAGCGAGGTCTACGACGCCTTCAAAGCCCATGCACGAAACACGCGAACCGACTTTGCCGACGACAAGAGCCACATCGAAAACCTAGTCCGCGAAATCCGTGATTACTCCCGTCATTTTTGCGCGATCGCGCTTGGCGGGGAGACGGATGCTGATCTCAAACTGGCCTTCCAAGACTTGCGCGAGCTGAAGGTGGATGTGGCCTATCCGTTGCTGCTGGAGCTGTATCGGGATTACAAATCGGAACTGCTTTCAAAGTCGGAACTGCTCAACAGCGTGCGGCTCGTCGAGGCGTATGTCTTCCGTCGCGCAGTGTGTGCAATCCCGACCAACTCGATGAACAAGACCTTCGCGACCTTTACCAAGGGGCTGAAGAAAGATCGCTATTTCGAGAGCGTGCAGGCGCAGTTTCTGGTGTTGCCGTCTTACCGTCGCTTCCCCAGCGACGACGAGTTTCACCGCGACCTGCACACCCGCGATCTCTACAACTTTCGTAGTCGCAGTTACTGGTTGCGCCGCCTCGAAAATCACGGACGCAAAGAGCGGGTGACGGTGGATGAATACACCATCGAACACATCCTGCCGCAAAATGAGAACCTTTCGCAGAAGTGGCGCGAAGCTCTCGGCGATGAGTGGCAGCGCATTCAACAAACGTGGTTGCACACTCTCGGCAACCTCACGCTGACCGCTTACAACAGTGACTTCAGCGATCGCAC of Pseudomonadota bacterium contains these proteins:
- a CDS encoding DUF262 domain-containing protein; amino-acid sequence: MKATEAKLLDFLKKSPQFVIPIYQRTYSWAEKECRQLWDDIVRCGSSDKIAVHFVGSIVYVESGLSQVTHQAPLLVIDGQQRLTSVSLLLAALAKAVGESEPFDGFSKRKIKNYFLVNPEETGERHFKLLLSQTDKASLNAIVDSGEQPQQPSLRVKGNFDLFENWIESEKVDLAVLCKGLAKLVVVDIALTRDQDNPQLIFESMNSTGKELSQADLIRNFILMGLEPLLQTKLYEQFWRPMEIDFGQEAYGTHFDSFMRHYLTVLSGEIPNISEVYDAFKAHARNTRTDFADDKSHIENLVREIRDYSRHFCAIALGGETDADLKLAFQDLRELKVDVAYPLLLELYRDYKSELLSKSELLNSVRLVEAYVFRRAVCAIPTNSMNKTFATFTKGLKKDRYFESVQAQFLVLPSYRRFPSDDEFHRDLHTRDLYNFRSRSYWLRRLENHGRKERVTVDEYTIEHILPQNENLSQKWREALGDEWQRIQQTWLHTLGNLTLTAYNSDFSDRTFIEKRDMLGAPEKGLKQSPLKLNQGLGTLETWDEAAIKTRADKLATVAVNLWAAPKLAADVLEAYRPKAAAVVGGYTIEDHPHLLNAMTGSLFDAFRKSVLALDPCVSEEFLKLYVAFKAETNFVDVVPQAKRLRLALNMRFSEVHDPKGLCKDVTSIGRWGNGDVEVGFSDLEELPYVIGLVRQSLELQLGNVGDA